A window of the Salvelinus alpinus chromosome 25, SLU_Salpinus.1, whole genome shotgun sequence genome harbors these coding sequences:
- the LOC139553770 gene encoding putative nuclease HARBI1: protein MKAQNCVFLSALTMACPFVRDVVDEEALVLRRAFRRERVFRDRLDPLAFPDDHLYERYRFSADGIRYLCRLLGPRIKHRTARSHALSVEQMVCVALRFFASGAFLYSVGDAEQLNKATICRTIRSVCLAIKALADVFISFPGHRRLCDIKEEFYRIAGFPNVIGAVDCTHIRIKAPSGAHEADFVNRKSFHSINVQMVCNADCVISNVVAKWPGSVHDSRIFRASEIYQCLSQGEFSGVLLGDRGYGCQPFLLTPFTDPQEAQQAYNHAHARTRARVEMTFGLLKARFHCLHKLRVSPVRACDITVACAVLHNVACLRKERAPRVPPAMDWDNPAIFPDDDSGRLLRDQYVLNYFS from the exons atgaaggcccaaaattgtgtgttcctttctgctctgacaatggcatgcccattcgtgcgagatgtggtggatgaagaagcacttgtgctgaggagagccttcaggcgagaaagggtcttcagggaccggttggacccactggccttccctgatgaccatctatatgaaagatacaggttttctgcagatggcatcaggtatctatgcagactactgggtcccaggattaagcaccgcactgcacggagccatgcactgagtgtggagcaaatggtttgtgtggccttgcgcttttttgctagtggagccttcctgtactcagtgggggatgcagaacagctgaacaaggccacaatttgccgcacaataaggagtgtgtgtctggctatcaaagcattagcagatgtcttcatctccttccctggccacagaagactctgtgacatcaaagaggagttctataggattgcag gtttccccaatgtcattggtgcagtggactgcacacacataaggataaaagccccctcaggtgcccatgaggccgattttgtgaataggaaatcctttcacagcattaatgttcag atggtctgcaatgctgactgtgtgatcagcaatgttgtggcaaaatggcctggctcagtccatgactccagaatctttcgggcctctgaaatctatcagtgcctatcacaag gtgaattctctggtgtgttgctgggagacagggggtatggctgccagccttttctcctgacacctttcacagacccccaggaagcacagcaggcctacaaccatgcccatgccaggaccagggccagagttgaaatgacctttggcctcctgaaggcacgctttcactgccttcacaaattaagggtcagccctgttagggcatgtgatattactgtggcttgtgctgtcctccacaatgtggcctgcctgaggaaggagagggcccccagagtgccaccagccatggactgggacaatccggcaatcttccctgatgacgacagtggtcggctgctgagggaccaatatgtgttgaattattttagttag